The nucleotide sequence GAATACAAAAATACCAAAAAAATTAAATAATATAACTCCAGCATAATACTAAAGTCATGCTATTTGAGAGATTGATTTTTGATCCAACTTCTATATTTTTTCTGCTAATTCCAACGCACCGTTAACTGCATCGAAAATTTGTCCAACTTTTAAAGCATCACCTACTAGATATACGTTTTTAATCTTTTTTGAAAGAGTGTTGTATAAAGAATTTTCGCTTTTTGTTCCTGCTGTCACAATTATTTCATCGAAATTTCCAATAGATTCAATTTTTCCATTGCGATTAATAAATACTTCATTATTTTCTTTTATTTCTTCTACAGATGAGTTGGTATAGACTTTTATCTTTGATAAGTATTTTAGAGAGAAAAGTTTTTTTGAAATAAGCTCCATTCCTCTGCCAATTTCATCAAATAATTCAACTATTGTTACATTTTTACCATTATTAACTAATGCTTCAGTAACTTCAACACCAATTAATCCTCCACCTATAACTAAAATTTTATTTCCATTAACTTTTTTACCCGAAAAGAAATCAAAACCAGTAATATATTTTTTAAGTCCTTTAATTGATGGAACAAAAGGATTTGCACCTGTGGCAATTACAATAGCGTCAAAGTCTTTATCATCAAAGAATTTATCGTCAACTGTCGTATTTTTTATGATTTTTAATTCTTTTTCTGCTTTTCTTATCAAGTCGTCTAAAATATCTTTCATCGATAATTTTCCAGGTGCGTTATAAGCCATTACCCATTGTCCCCCTAAATAATTATTTTTTTCAAACAATGTTATATCATATCCTTTTTTCTTTAAGTATAAACCAGCAAAAATACCTGCTGGACCACCACCAACAATTGCGATTTTCTTCTTATCATTTGTTTTAGGAATAAACGTTTTATGAACTTCAGGATTCGCTATACAATTAATAGGTTTTCCACTTTTTACACTTGATAAACATCCTTGCAAACAACTCCCACATCTGATGTAATCATTTGAATGGTTTAAGATTTTATTTGGAAAATCAGGATCTATTATTAACTGTCTTCCAAAAACTACTCCATCAATTACGTGTTTTTCTAATAAATATTTGTATCTTTCATTTTTTTGCATTCTACCTGCAGATATTATTGGTATATTTGTCATGTTTTTAATAAGTTTAAGAATCTCATCCATAGGTTCAATTGGTAATGACATATGATTATAATACCATGGAACTGAATCACAAGCATTTCCCCAACCTACATGTATTATTGAAACATCATATTTTTTAGCCAAATCTATAATTGAACTTATATCTTTAAGACTAATCCCATCATCAATAAACTCACTTCCAGAAATTCTCAGAAAAATTGGGATGGTAACTGAATTTTTGATACTAGAGAGTAGTTGTTCGGCAAAAAGAAATTTATTTTCACCGTATTCATCTGTCCTTTTGTTTAATCTATTGCTATAAAATTGTTGAACCAGATATCCATGACCAAATTGTATTTCAATAGCGTCTGCTCCAGCGCTCTGAGCTCTCAAAGCAGCATTTTTAAAATCATTGATTATATCTCTTATTTCAGATTTTGACAATTCTCTCGGAAGTTGGTTTGTTGTTGGACATTTAATTGGCGATGGAGCGACTACATCCTCGACTATTTTCGGATTAGCAGCTCTTCCTGCATGATTTAGATGGACAACTATTTTTGTGCCGTATTTGTGAAGTTTTGTTATCAATTCTTTTAATTTTATTTCGTGTTTTTCAGAATTTAACATTAGTTGTTTAGGGTGTTCTTTTCCAGATAAAGAAACAGAAATTGGTTCAAGAATAACAGTTCCTACTCCACCTAAGGCTTTTCTTTCATAATAGTTAATCAATTGCTCAGTTATTAATCCATTTTTCGGTGTTGCTAAAGCAGTTTTAATTGGTGCCATAAAAATATTATTTTTTGCTTCAAATTCTTTGAATAACATATAATAATCTCCCCTTTAAAGAAATTAAGATCAATATATGTATTTAGCATATACGTGAATATTATATAATTTCCCGAATATATTGTCAAGGAGTGCACGTTTTAGTAAGTATAGGATAAAAATGTTGTTAAGTATTTTTGTATTTCTTCTTGTAAATGGTAATATTTTCAACTATTGGAGCAAGACCAACAAGAATAAATCCAAAAATTTTTACATAGTTAAATTTTTCATGAAATATTAATATGGATAATAAACTTGCAAAAACGAGTTCAAGTGGCATTATAATTGCTAACGAATGTGATGATAATTTTTTTAGTGAAAAATAATTTAAAGTTAATGGTATAAAAGTTGAAAAAATTGCAAGTAGTAATCCGTAATTTAAATATTCAACCTTTAAAGAAATATATTGCCCACTAAATACCAGTATAATTGTATAAAATAAAATTGTACCCAAAAAAGTATAAAAAATATTTTCGATAATATCAGAATTAATTTTTTTAATTCTTTGACTAGAAACGGTAACAAATAAAGCATTTAATAATGCTGAGGTTAAAACAATAGTTGTACCTAAAAATAAGTTGTTATTTTCAATACCTTTTTCACCAAAATTTGCTAGGGTCACCCCTGTAAAAGATAGAAAAATTGAAATAACACTTATAAAATCAATTTTATGTTTATAAATTAATTTTTGAAAAATTAGAACAAATATGGGATTAGTGAAAAAAACTACAGTAGCATAAGCTGGATTTAGAAATCTTAGTCCATAAAAAAACAACAAGGCTGCTATACCATAATTTAGAATACCTAAACTTCCGAAAACTGAGAAATGTTTAAGATTAAAATTTTTTTTATATAAAGAAAATAAAATTAATGACAAAAGAAATGAAAACAAAAATCTAATAAACAATATTTGTAAAGGTGTAGCACCAATTTCAAATGATAATTTTCCAAAAATCGAGGTTATTGAAGAAGAAAATGCTGAGATTATGGCTGAAAGTAAATGCATTGAATATCACCTCCAATAAGAACTATATACAACTTATGTTGTTATAATGTTACTTAATGATAAGTATCAAAAAAAACATTATAACATTTAATGCAAAAATAAAGGTATAAGTTTTTTTGTTTCCTAAGAATATTTTTGAAAAGTTATTAATCGAATTTTCAAGCTGTTCGATTTTATTTTTTTGTTCGTTTGTTTCATAAACAAGTTTTTCAATAATTCTTTCTTGTCTTCCTACCTCTTTACTTAAATCAATTATTTTATTATTTTGATTTTCACTAATTATCTTCATCATACCTTCTAATTTTGAAAAATTTGAAATTATTAAATTTTCTAATTTTTCTTGAGAACTTAATATATCTTTTTTTGTGTTTTCTAGCAGTTCGTTATTTTTATCTATAAGATTGTTTATTTGCTTTATCAACTCTTTAGTTTTAGAATAGAAATGTTCATATTCATCTTTTAATTTTTCTGTATTTTCGTTTAGTTTATTAAATTCCTCCCTAACTTTTTTTGCATTCTCATTTAATGTTTCTTTCAACATTTCTAAAATTTTTTTTGAAGATCTTTCAATTAACTCTATTGAAGCATTTAAATTTTTTAAATTTTCAATTTCATTTGAAATTTCTTCTAATATTTCATCTAAATCCACTAATTCATCCATTTTTTCTTCCTCCTTTGATATACATATTTATCTTTTTCACCTTGCTTAAAATTCTTTTTAAAACAACTTTCTTAGATAGTGTTGGAGCTAGATAATTGAATTTTAATATAATGTCTTTTAAGTAGAAATTATCAAGTAAGGTTTTATAAAACAATTTTTTTAAGTTCTCGTTAATATCAAAGTTAACGATTTTATTAAATATTGTATATACAAAGTTATCCAATTCATCTTCTTCAATATTATCACTTAAATACTTTAAAAAATTTTCCCAATCCCTTATTACTTCATCGTTGGTATAATTTAACTTAATTTTTGATAAAGTTGAAATGATATACAATGGAGGATTATCAGGATAACTTTCTAAAAGTCTTTGAACATTACCATACAGATTTTCAATTTTTTCAATATCTTCATAATAAATCTCATCCATAAAGTTAATAAGTTCTTTAATATTAAGTTCTTTAATAAAATGTATTAAATCTTTAGTATAAACGGATTCATTAAAGTAATTCAAAATATATTTTTTAATTTCCTCATTTGTTTTTGCATTTCGTGCAACTTCAACCATTGTATATAGTGCTCTTCGCCTTTGTTTTTCTATTTCGTCATAAACAAATTCTATCAATGCTTCGATTATTTTTATCATAAAATCTTCAAATGACATTTTATTTTTAAAATATTTTTTTACAAAATTATCAATATATGTCTTTGTTTTATACCTTTTTAGATAATTAATAAGGTTTTGTTTTATTTCTTCGACATTCAATTTCCTTAATTTTAATTCATAAGACCTTGATGAATTTTCATATTGAATTGTGTAATCTTCTACAACACCTAATATCGTTAACCTATAAATAGCTTTTTCAAAATTTTTATCCAAGCTTTTAATAGTTAAGTATCCAACTTTACCATTATCTAGCTTTTTAATATATGGTTTTAATTTTTGAAAAAGTTTAATTAAATTTTTCCTTTCAATCTCTTCTCCTTCAAATGAACTAAAATGAAAAAATGCTTGTGTACTTATATCATCATATACTTTATACTTTGAATAGATTTTGTTTGCTTGTTCATTAGAAATAGATACATTTAGGATAGCATCGGTAAATTTATTATAATCTTCAGAATAGATCAAAAAGCAATATGCTGGTTTTCTATCTCTCCCAGCTCTACCCGCTTCTTGGTAAAAAGATTCAAGTGATGAAGGTAATGTATAATGAATTGTATATCTAATATTAGGCTTGTCAACTCCCATTCCAAAAGCTTTTGTCGCAACAAGTAATGGAAATTCATTATTTTTGAATTCTTTTTGGACATTAATTTTGTATTTATCATATTCTTCATCATTCATATTTGAATCTTTTGGTTTTTTACCGGAAAAGATTTTTGAATTTATCCCCAAATTTTTCAAAAATTTTGAAATTTCAAATACCCCTTTTAGACCATTGACTGTTGAAGTGAATATTATTCCAGATTTTGTTTTACGATCATTTAATTTGAATACATCATTTGTTTCTAATAACGAAGGCAATTTATTAAACAAGATATCTTTTAGAACTTCATTCTTATTATTAGATGGAGTTGAGATAATAAAAAATGTTAATTCATCTCTTTCAAAACTTTTTGGATAAATTTTTGCACTATTTTCAATTTGTAATTCTTTTTGAACGTCATTTAATACTGCATACGAAGCCGTACCCGTTAACGCAACAATAGGAGGTTCATAATCATCATGTTTTGCAATATTTTTAATAATTCTTGCTACATTTAAATATGCTGTTCTAAAATCATGCCCCCATTCTGAAACACAATGTGCTTCGTCGATAACAACGAAAGGCACAGGGAGAAATTCAGTTAATTTTTTCAAGTTTTTTCTAAAACTTTTTATTTGTAATCTTTCTGGAGCAATAAAAATAAATTTATACATTCCATTTTTTAAATTTTCAAGCACAAAATCTTTTTCTTCGATTGAAAGATCACTATTAATATATGCAGATGAATTTATTCCCAGCGCTTTTAAGTTATACACTTGATCAAACATTAGAGATTTTATAGGGTCAATAACTATTACAGGCCCAGGTTGCAACAATCCACTTAGTTGGTAGCACAAGGATTTACCTGCACCTGTTGGTAAAAGACCTATTGTTGATTTTAAAGAAAGAATCCTTTTTATAATGGGGATTTGTCCATCTCTAAAATCAACTTTTCTAAATATGTTTTGCAACAAAAATCTTAAAACATCTTCTTTTGCTTTATTTATTTTAAATTTATATGGTTTAAATGAGAAAAACTTTGGAAGAAATAGATGGGGATTATTAGTTTCAAAGAAATGCATATTTTCATTTTCTGTTAATAAATTATATGTGCTATTATGAAGAGCAACAGTCTTATAATTTACAACTGAGATTACATCGTTTTGGGTTTCGTAATATTCATCATATTTTTTATGACTGAAGGAATTTGTCTTTGAAGATTCTGGTAATAATTCTGGAGTTTTTAGGGCACTTCTAACAATAACGTATGGAGAATTAGTTTCAAGCTCTTCAACATTTAACTTATATCCAATATCTATTGTTAAATCATATTCATCTTTATACAAATCAAATGTATAGTAATTTACTTCAACGTTTTTTTCCAGGATTTCCAAGGTTGTGTCTTCATTTCTATAAATATCAAGTTTTATCTTTGGTAAGTTATAATCAAATAACTTCGAAATTTTATTCATATAATTGTATGCATCAACAATAGAAATTTCAGAAAATTTCACATCCCTTTCAATAATAGCTATATTCCAAACTTCTTTATCATCTAATATGCCATCTGTTATAGCATTTGTCAAAACTTTGTGTAACCAT is from Thermosipho affectus and encodes:
- a CDS encoding NAD(P)/FAD-dependent oxidoreductase is translated as MLFKEFEAKNNIFMAPIKTALATPKNGLITEQLINYYERKALGGVGTVILEPISVSLSGKEHPKQLMLNSEKHEIKLKELITKLHKYGTKIVVHLNHAGRAANPKIVEDVVAPSPIKCPTTNQLPRELSKSEIRDIINDFKNAALRAQSAGADAIEIQFGHGYLVQQFYSNRLNKRTDEYGENKFLFAEQLLSSIKNSVTIPIFLRISGSEFIDDGISLKDISSIIDLAKKYDVSIIHVGWGNACDSVPWYYNHMSLPIEPMDEILKLIKNMTNIPIISAGRMQKNERYKYLLEKHVIDGVVFGRQLIIDPDFPNKILNHSNDYIRCGSCLQGCLSSVKSGKPINCIANPEVHKTFIPKTNDKKKIAIVGGGPAGIFAGLYLKKKGYDITLFEKNNYLGGQWVMAYNAPGKLSMKDILDDLIRKAEKELKIIKNTTVDDKFFDDKDFDAIVIATGANPFVPSIKGLKKYITGFDFFSGKKVNGNKILVIGGGLIGVEVTEALVNNGKNVTIVELFDEIGRGMELISKKLFSLKYLSKIKVYTNSSVEEIKENNEVFINRNGKIESIGNFDEIIVTAGTKSENSLYNTLSKKIKNVYLVGDALKVGQIFDAVNGALELAEKI
- a CDS encoding DMT family transporter, translated to MHLLSAIISAFSSSITSIFGKLSFEIGATPLQILFIRFLFSFLLSLILFSLYKKNFNLKHFSVFGSLGILNYGIAALLFFYGLRFLNPAYATVVFFTNPIFVLIFQKLIYKHKIDFISVISIFLSFTGVTLANFGEKGIENNNLFLGTTIVLTSALLNALFVTVSSQRIKKINSDIIENIFYTFLGTILFYTIILVFSGQYISLKVEYLNYGLLLAIFSTFIPLTLNYFSLKKLSSHSLAIIMPLELVFASLLSILIFHEKFNYVKIFGFILVGLAPIVENITIYKKKYKNT
- a CDS encoding coiled-coil domain-containing protein; protein product: MDELVDLDEILEEISNEIENLKNLNASIELIERSSKKILEMLKETLNENAKKVREEFNKLNENTEKLKDEYEHFYSKTKELIKQINNLIDKNNELLENTKKDILSSQEKLENLIISNFSKLEGMMKIISENQNNKIIDLSKEVGRQERIIEKLVYETNEQKNKIEQLENSINNFSKIFLGNKKTYTFIFALNVIMFFLILIIK
- a CDS encoding RecQ family ATP-dependent DNA helicase, yielding MKNRKNKQNILDIEIENFFKTDQYHYIYFTDFEYKFKIDDYSIFSLSTYYPKNSFSDDILDDQERIYRRYIYEFKDGNEKISELFCDIISRLIIKNNIINDKNNTAISIIPASNKEKTEIRYNNFVKNLSVKLDVINGYDFIKNLIDRPSKHREHFKGNILEYLKFDSEKIKGKEIILFDDIITSGNSFLNIANELKNLGAKNVIGIFLGKTFNEKFRLEDYIIEYEEDLEINKKFYHGEASYISHALRNTLKEYYDKMNNFNFKILKNYERKFNEDNPLILTAKIFNNIISRGIPTFASIFYDKSIMDSMSDLLSYRKLSDTGTIDYIIELKDEKYFLKVIKKYFSELKMYNVTKNNFFAKYILSSWLHKVLTNAITDGILDDKEVWNIAIIERDVKFSEISIVDAYNYMNKISKLFDYNLPKIKLDIYRNEDTTLEILEKNVEVNYYTFDLYKDEYDLTIDIGYKLNVEELETNSPYVIVRSALKTPELLPESSKTNSFSHKKYDEYYETQNDVISVVNYKTVALHNSTYNLLTENENMHFFETNNPHLFLPKFFSFKPYKFKINKAKEDVLRFLLQNIFRKVDFRDGQIPIIKRILSLKSTIGLLPTGAGKSLCYQLSGLLQPGPVIVIDPIKSLMFDQVYNLKALGINSSAYINSDLSIEEKDFVLENLKNGMYKFIFIAPERLQIKSFRKNLKKLTEFLPVPFVVIDEAHCVSEWGHDFRTAYLNVARIIKNIAKHDDYEPPIVALTGTASYAVLNDVQKELQIENSAKIYPKSFERDELTFFIISTPSNNKNEVLKDILFNKLPSLLETNDVFKLNDRKTKSGIIFTSTVNGLKGVFEISKFLKNLGINSKIFSGKKPKDSNMNDEEYDKYKINVQKEFKNNEFPLLVATKAFGMGVDKPNIRYTIHYTLPSSLESFYQEAGRAGRDRKPAYCFLIYSEDYNKFTDAILNVSISNEQANKIYSKYKVYDDISTQAFFHFSSFEGEEIERKNLIKLFQKLKPYIKKLDNGKVGYLTIKSLDKNFEKAIYRLTILGVVEDYTIQYENSSRSYELKLRKLNVEEIKQNLINYLKRYKTKTYIDNFVKKYFKNKMSFEDFMIKIIEALIEFVYDEIEKQRRRALYTMVEVARNAKTNEEIKKYILNYFNESVYTKDLIHFIKELNIKELINFMDEIYYEDIEKIENLYGNVQRLLESYPDNPPLYIISTLSKIKLNYTNDEVIRDWENFLKYLSDNIEEDELDNFVYTIFNKIVNFDINENLKKLFYKTLLDNFYLKDIILKFNYLAPTLSKKVVLKRILSKVKKINMYIKGGRKNG